A region from the Pseudomonas sp. P8_229 genome encodes:
- a CDS encoding UbiD family decarboxylase, which yields MTRSTLGDSQDFHVFIDAYRREYPDDVLTITQAVSADQDVTALVDALAAQGRDPLLICENVGGLKVPVATNLFASRTRIARLFGVPPAQLHETFQSRANQPIAPRYVESGPILDEVFEGEALDLALLPMLKHFDSDRGPYITNAIIVAEDPLTGIANMSYHRSMRHARQALATSLHSRGHLWRMLQTARERGEELRVAMVVGAHPLFMLAAAARLPYGSDERAVAGGLFGAPLELVKTPRYGIGVPAYAEFVLEGAIDPAAYAEEGPFGEFSGYSSDRSTNNVLRVDTLLKRKDAWLVDVMGGRYAEHLTLARLPREAEMSEKLKARFPAVTAVHYPNSGTHFHCYVALDQSRDGEARQIMLALLGWDPYLKNVIAVDSDIDITDDSQVLWALATHFQPHLDLFMIDGLPGSPLDPSSSVNGTTSRMGLDATRGSGFDGIKAQLDQDVLERARVLLKGLAS from the coding sequence ATGACCCGTTCGACGCTCGGCGATTCTCAGGACTTTCACGTGTTCATCGATGCCTATCGCCGCGAGTACCCGGACGATGTGCTGACCATCACCCAAGCCGTTTCTGCCGATCAGGACGTCACCGCCCTGGTCGATGCCCTCGCCGCCCAAGGTCGCGATCCGCTGCTGATCTGCGAAAACGTCGGCGGTCTCAAGGTGCCGGTGGCGACCAACCTGTTCGCCTCGCGGACCCGCATTGCCCGCTTGTTCGGCGTCCCCCCGGCGCAATTGCACGAAACCTTCCAGAGCCGCGCCAACCAGCCCATAGCCCCGCGCTATGTGGAAAGCGGCCCGATCCTCGATGAAGTGTTCGAAGGCGAGGCACTGGATCTGGCGCTGCTGCCGATGCTCAAGCATTTCGACAGTGACCGCGGCCCGTACATCACCAACGCGATCATCGTCGCCGAGGACCCACTGACCGGCATCGCCAACATGAGCTACCACCGCTCGATGCGCCACGCCCGTCAGGCGCTCGCCACCAGCCTGCACTCACGCGGGCATCTTTGGCGGATGCTGCAGACCGCCCGCGAGCGCGGCGAAGAATTGCGCGTGGCGATGGTGGTCGGTGCACATCCGCTGTTCATGCTCGCCGCCGCTGCGCGCTTGCCCTACGGCAGCGATGAACGCGCAGTGGCTGGCGGCTTGTTCGGTGCGCCGCTGGAACTGGTGAAAACCCCACGCTACGGCATCGGCGTACCGGCTTACGCCGAGTTTGTGCTGGAAGGCGCCATCGATCCCGCGGCTTACGCCGAAGAAGGCCCGTTCGGTGAGTTCAGCGGCTATTCCTCGGATCGTTCGACTAACAACGTATTGCGTGTCGACACCCTGTTAAAGCGCAAAGACGCCTGGCTGGTCGACGTGATGGGCGGCCGCTACGCCGAACACCTGACCCTCGCCCGGCTGCCCCGCGAAGCGGAAATGAGCGAGAAGCTCAAGGCGCGTTTCCCCGCCGTCACCGCCGTGCATTACCCGAATTCCGGCACGCACTTTCATTGCTACGTGGCGCTGGATCAAAGCCGCGATGGCGAGGCGCGGCAGATCATGCTCGCCCTGCTCGGCTGGGACCCGTACCTGAAAAACGTGATCGCGGTGGACAGCGATATCGACATCACGGACGACAGCCAGGTGTTGTGGGCGCTGGCCACGCATTTCCAGCCGCATCTGGACCTGTTCATGATCGACGGTTTGCCCGGCAGTCCGCTGGATCCGTCGTCCTCGGTCAACGGCACCACTTCACGCATGGGCCTGGATGCCACTCGCGGTTCGGGCTTCGACGGGATCAAGGCGCAGCTCGATCAGGACGTGCTCGAACGTGCGCGGGTTTTGCTTAAAGGCCTGGCATCGTGA
- a CDS encoding UbiX family flavin prenyltransferase: MVVGISGASGFIYGVRLLQLLAELDIESHLIISRAALLTMAHETDYKLADVTALASHYHRADDVAAGIASGSFRCLGMVVAPCSMRTLAEIATGTSSGLIGRAADVTLKERRTLVLMARETPLTLAHLRNMTAVTEMGGIIAPPVPAFYARPESLAQMVDHSLGRVLDLFGLDAGVATRWKEHREPCGSGLARECGGSFNNDGG, from the coding sequence ATGGTGGTCGGCATCAGCGGCGCGTCGGGCTTCATCTACGGCGTGCGCCTGCTGCAATTGCTCGCCGAACTGGACATCGAAAGCCACCTGATCATCAGCCGCGCCGCGCTGCTGACCATGGCCCACGAAACCGACTACAAACTGGCCGACGTCACCGCGCTCGCCAGCCATTACCACCGCGCCGACGACGTCGCCGCCGGCATCGCCAGCGGTTCGTTCCGCTGCCTGGGCATGGTCGTTGCGCCGTGTTCGATGCGCACGCTGGCGGAGATCGCCACCGGCACCTCGTCGGGGCTGATCGGTCGCGCCGCCGACGTCACCCTCAAGGAGCGCCGAACCCTGGTGCTGATGGCCCGCGAAACGCCGCTGACCCTCGCCCACCTGCGCAACATGACGGCGGTCACCGAGATGGGCGGGATCATCGCGCCGCCGGTGCCGGCGTTCTATGCCCGCCCCGAGAGCCTTGCGCAGATGGTCGATCACAGTCTCGGCAGGGTGCTCGACCTGTTTGGCCTCGATGCCGGGGTCGCCACCCGCTGGAAAGAACACCGAGAACCCTGTGGGAGCGGGCTTGCTCGCGAATGCGGTGGGTCATTCAACAATGATGGTGGCTGA
- a CDS encoding GTP-binding protein has product MNIPFNAPTPNTKIPVTILTGFLGAGKTTLLNYILKENHGRKIAVIENEFGEVGIDGDLVLSSETEEIYEMVNGCVCCTAEVREDLVRIVRELVARPVRLDHILIETSGLADPYPVAQSFFINDPIADEVELDAIVTMVDAKHIARHLEDLQLDGVDNQAVDQIVCADRIVINKVDLVTADEVDNLRGKIRGLNATADLVTCTHAQIDLTKILGIGAFECTQKLMEIGAEQHDHDHHDHHHEHADEAPDHQHDPSVSSVGIAVDGAVNLMAFHRWISELRTAQADNLYRMKGVLAVANEDQRYVLQGVHSLVEFRASTAWGTEPRTSKIVFIGRDLDRAALNQGFAACLAG; this is encoded by the coding sequence ATGAACATCCCCTTCAACGCCCCAACCCCCAACACCAAAATCCCCGTGACCATCCTCACCGGCTTCCTCGGAGCCGGCAAAACCACCCTGCTCAACTACATCCTCAAGGAAAACCATGGCCGTAAAATCGCCGTGATCGAAAACGAGTTCGGCGAGGTCGGCATCGACGGCGATCTGGTGCTCAGTTCGGAAACCGAAGAAATCTACGAGATGGTCAACGGCTGCGTGTGCTGCACCGCCGAAGTCCGCGAGGACCTGGTGCGCATCGTCCGCGAGCTGGTGGCACGCCCGGTGCGCCTCGATCACATCCTGATCGAGACCAGCGGGCTGGCCGATCCGTACCCAGTGGCGCAGAGCTTTTTCATCAACGACCCGATTGCCGACGAAGTCGAACTCGACGCCATCGTGACCATGGTCGACGCCAAGCACATCGCCCGGCACCTGGAGGATCTGCAACTGGATGGCGTCGACAATCAGGCCGTGGATCAGATCGTTTGCGCCGACCGGATCGTCATCAACAAGGTCGATCTGGTCACTGCGGATGAAGTGGACAACCTGCGCGGCAAGATCCGCGGTTTGAACGCCACGGCGGACTTGGTGACCTGCACCCACGCGCAGATCGATCTGACGAAAATTCTCGGCATCGGCGCGTTCGAGTGCACGCAGAAGCTGATGGAAATCGGCGCCGAACAACACGATCACGACCACCACGATCATCACCATGAGCACGCTGATGAAGCGCCGGATCACCAGCACGATCCAAGCGTGTCATCGGTGGGCATTGCCGTGGACGGCGCGGTCAACCTGATGGCGTTCCATCGTTGGATCAGCGAGCTGCGCACCGCCCAGGCCGACAATTTGTACCGTATGAAAGGCGTGCTCGCCGTGGCCAACGAAGACCAGCGCTACGTGCTGCAAGGCGTGCACAGCCTGGTGGAGTTCCGCGCCTCGACCGCCTGGGGCACGGAGCCGCGTACTAGCAAGATCGTGTTCATCGGCCGCGACCTGGATCGTGCGGCGCTGAACCAGGGCTTTGCCGCCTGCCTGGCAGGCTGA
- a CDS encoding nucleobase:cation symporter-2 family protein, with protein sequence MSSATSPAKTASTVHPVDRILPVRQMLTLGLQHMAVSYIGAIAVPLIVASALKMSHADTVVLISTTLFCSGIATLLQTVGFWKFGVRLPILQGVAFSSVGPVIAIGSDPQVGFAGVCGAVIGAGIFTMLMAPFVGRLRRFFPPVVTGCIVTVIGLQLFPIAYEWVGGGRNSSNFGAPAFLGVAVVVLLTILLVNRYGSPLLRNMAVLVGMLIGAGLAYALGMGNFHSVEDAPWLTVPYPFYFGLPTFSIIPIATMVVVMIVQMVESMGLFVAIGDIVDKPVEDKQVINGLRANGLASTIAGMFAAFPFIAFMENVGLVILTGVRSRWVVAVSGLLMCSIALVPKAGAIIASMPTAALGGAGIAMFGVVAAAGIQTLAKVDYERNRFNVLIVGFTIAAALVPVLAPTLFKQMPEWSQPFLHSSVVIACLVSVLLNAALNGVSVPDTTPGKSASHIL encoded by the coding sequence ATGTCGTCAGCCACATCCCCAGCGAAAACCGCGTCCACCGTCCACCCCGTCGACCGCATTCTGCCGGTGCGACAGATGCTCACCCTCGGCCTGCAACACATGGCCGTCTCGTACATCGGCGCCATCGCCGTGCCGTTGATTGTCGCCAGTGCCCTGAAGATGTCCCACGCCGACACCGTGGTGTTGATCAGCACCACGCTGTTCTGTTCCGGCATCGCCACCTTGTTGCAAACCGTCGGTTTCTGGAAATTCGGTGTACGCCTGCCGATTCTGCAAGGCGTGGCGTTCAGCAGCGTCGGCCCGGTGATCGCCATTGGCAGCGACCCCCAGGTAGGGTTCGCAGGAGTCTGCGGCGCGGTGATCGGCGCCGGTATCTTCACCATGCTGATGGCGCCGTTCGTGGGCCGATTGCGGCGGTTTTTCCCGCCGGTGGTCACCGGCTGCATTGTCACTGTGATCGGCTTGCAGCTGTTCCCGATCGCCTATGAATGGGTCGGCGGCGGGCGCAACTCAAGCAACTTCGGCGCCCCGGCATTCCTCGGCGTGGCAGTGGTGGTGTTGCTGACCATTCTGCTGGTCAACCGCTACGGCAGCCCGCTGCTGCGCAACATGGCGGTGCTGGTGGGGATGCTGATCGGCGCCGGGCTGGCGTACGCGCTGGGCATGGGTAATTTTCACAGCGTCGAAGACGCGCCATGGCTGACCGTGCCCTACCCGTTCTATTTTGGCCTGCCGACCTTCAGCATTATTCCCATCGCGACCATGGTGGTGGTGATGATCGTGCAGATGGTCGAGTCGATGGGGCTGTTCGTGGCCATCGGCGACATCGTCGACAAACCGGTGGAAGACAAGCAGGTGATCAACGGCCTGCGCGCCAATGGCCTGGCCAGCACCATCGCCGGGATGTTCGCCGCATTCCCGTTCATTGCCTTCATGGAAAACGTCGGCCTGGTGATCCTGACCGGCGTGCGCAGCCGTTGGGTGGTGGCGGTCAGCGGCCTGTTGATGTGCTCGATTGCGCTGGTGCCCAAGGCCGGGGCGATCATCGCTTCGATGCCAACTGCGGCACTGGGCGGTGCCGGCATTGCGATGTTCGGCGTAGTCGCGGCGGCGGGCATCCAGACCCTGGCCAAGGTCGACTACGAACGCAATCGCTTCAACGTGCTGATCGTCGGTTTCACCATCGCCGCCGCGCTGGTACCGGTGCTCGCGCCCACCCTGTTCAAACAAATGCCCGAGTGGTCACAGCCGTTCCTGCACAGCAGTGTGGTGATCGCCTGCCTGGTGTCGGTGCTGCTCAACGCGGCGCTCAACGGCGTCAGCGTGCCAGACACCACACCCGGCAAATCCGCCTCGCACATTCTCTGA
- a CDS encoding amidohydrolase family protein produces MTQLQNILIKSPVAVMTGLRGPRARAGAVDIRVVNGRIAEMAANLEPQPGERLIDAHNCVVYPGWINTHHHLFQNLLKAVPEGLNQDLQGWLASVPYPRLNRFTPQLARIAARLGMVELLLSGVTTCADHHYLYHAHGTTETGDLLFDLADEFGLRFVLCRGGALESASAHPGFSKTALQPESLEQMVGDIERLKSLYHQDTPDALRRVVVAPTTPTFSLPPTLLRELAHTARGLGLRLHTHLSETQHYVNFCREKYNCLPVEFVAEHEWLGPDVWFAHAVHLQPGEIRMLAQTGTGISHCPVSNARLGSGVAPVPQMYEAGVPISLGVDGVASNESGSMVGEANTAWLIHRAEQGASATTAEDVIHWGTAGGAQVLGLGAVGTLEVGQAADLVIYSLDHPRFFGFHDSAVAPVVAGEPITVKYSLVGGRIVVDNGVIPGLDIERMRAEAWEGVQAMMNIDD; encoded by the coding sequence ATGACTCAACTTCAAAACATCCTGATCAAGAGCCCCGTCGCGGTGATGACCGGCCTGCGCGGCCCGCGTGCCCGGGCCGGTGCGGTGGACATTCGCGTGGTCAACGGACGCATTGCCGAAATGGCCGCCAACCTTGAGCCACAACCCGGTGAACGGCTGATCGATGCACACAACTGCGTGGTCTATCCGGGCTGGATCAACACCCACCACCACCTGTTCCAGAACCTGCTCAAAGCCGTGCCCGAAGGTTTGAATCAGGATTTGCAGGGCTGGCTGGCGAGCGTGCCCTACCCGCGCCTGAACCGCTTCACCCCGCAACTGGCAAGGATCGCCGCACGCCTGGGCATGGTCGAGTTGCTGCTGTCCGGAGTGACGACCTGCGCCGATCACCACTACCTCTACCACGCGCACGGCACCACCGAGACCGGTGACTTGCTGTTCGATCTGGCCGATGAATTCGGCCTGCGCTTCGTGCTCTGTCGCGGTGGCGCGCTGGAGTCCGCCAGCGCCCATCCGGGTTTCTCGAAAACCGCGCTGCAACCGGAAAGCCTCGAGCAAATGGTCGGCGACATCGAACGGTTGAAATCGCTGTATCACCAGGACACACCGGATGCTCTGCGCCGAGTCGTGGTGGCGCCAACCACGCCGACCTTCTCACTGCCGCCGACCCTGCTGCGCGAACTGGCGCACACCGCACGCGGCCTCGGTTTGCGTTTGCACACGCATCTGTCGGAAACGCAGCACTACGTGAATTTCTGCCGCGAGAAATACAACTGCCTGCCGGTGGAGTTCGTCGCCGAACACGAATGGCTCGGCCCGGACGTGTGGTTCGCCCACGCCGTGCACCTGCAACCGGGCGAAATCCGCATGCTCGCCCAGACCGGCACCGGCATCTCGCACTGTCCGGTAAGCAACGCCCGCCTCGGTAGCGGCGTCGCCCCCGTGCCGCAGATGTACGAGGCTGGCGTGCCGATTTCCCTCGGCGTCGATGGCGTCGCATCCAACGAGTCCGGGAGCATGGTCGGCGAAGCCAACACCGCGTGGCTGATCCACCGCGCCGAACAAGGCGCCTCGGCGACCACCGCCGAAGACGTGATCCACTGGGGCACGGCGGGTGGTGCGCAGGTGCTTGGATTGGGTGCGGTCGGCACACTGGAAGTCGGTCAAGCCGCAGACCTGGTGATCTACAGCCTCGATCACCCACGCTTCTTCGGCTTCCACGACAGTGCGGTCGCGCCGGTGGTCGCGGGGGAACCGATCACAGTGAAATACAGTTTGGTGGGCGGCCGGATCGTGGTCGATAACGGCGTGATTCCGGGGCTGGACATCGAACGCATGCGTGCCGAGGCGTGGGAAGGTGTGCAGGCGATGATGAATATCGACGATTGA
- a CDS encoding DHH family phosphoesterase, producing MTVITSGSAYLDIDAYACCIAYAELLNLQGVPARAVSSAAPNSSVSPTVLSWGAAFQHYTPQANDEFVLVDVSDFQHFDPLVVLDQVVEVIDHHPGFERYWAERLGCAADIRPIGAAATLVFQRWQAAGPLSRISEPSAALLATAILDNTLNFTGQMTTELDVLAYELLVQRANLAADWPEQYFLECQAAIEADLQGALAADLKRFNPASNLPQVFAQMTVWDADGLLHKHRNEICGWIAGQGEDWLLNVISIRDGKSCLLAEPLVSQQRLNRLLPLEWQASVAIVKPSMLRKELLKLGLNLNPV from the coding sequence ATCACCGTGATCACTTCAGGCTCGGCCTATCTGGACATCGACGCCTACGCCTGTTGCATCGCCTACGCAGAATTGCTCAACCTGCAAGGCGTTCCCGCCCGCGCCGTCAGTAGCGCAGCCCCCAACAGCAGCGTATCGCCAACCGTTTTGAGTTGGGGCGCTGCTTTTCAGCACTACACACCGCAAGCAAACGACGAATTCGTGCTGGTCGATGTTTCCGACTTTCAGCATTTCGACCCGCTGGTGGTGCTCGACCAGGTGGTGGAGGTCATCGATCATCACCCGGGTTTTGAACGGTACTGGGCTGAGCGACTGGGTTGCGCCGCCGACATCCGCCCGATAGGCGCTGCGGCGACGCTGGTCTTTCAGCGCTGGCAAGCCGCCGGCCCGCTATCGCGAATCAGCGAGCCAAGCGCGGCACTGCTGGCCACGGCGATCCTCGACAACACGCTCAACTTCACCGGGCAGATGACCACCGAGCTGGATGTTCTGGCTTATGAATTGTTGGTGCAGCGGGCGAATCTGGCGGCTGACTGGCCCGAGCAGTATTTCCTCGAATGTCAGGCAGCCATCGAAGCAGATCTACAGGGCGCGTTGGCGGCGGATCTGAAACGCTTCAACCCGGCCAGCAATTTGCCGCAGGTTTTCGCACAAATGACGGTGTGGGATGCCGACGGGTTGCTTCACAAACATCGCAACGAGATCTGCGGCTGGATAGCCGGGCAGGGCGAGGACTGGTTGCTGAACGTCATCAGCATCCGTGACGGCAAGAGTTGTTTGCTGGCTGAGCCGCTGGTCAGCCAGCAGAGGTTGAATCGGTTGCTGCCACTGGAGTGGCAGGCATCCGTGGCGATTGTGAAACCGTCGATGCTGCGCAAGGAACTGTTGAAGCTGGGACTGAACCTCAACCCGGTCTGA